A segment of the Toxotes jaculatrix isolate fToxJac2 chromosome 2, fToxJac2.pri, whole genome shotgun sequence genome:
TGGATCACTTCACAGAagcagggtgtgtgtgggggttggGTGCCACCATGCTTAGCGTCTCCCAGATGTGCAAACCATATGCTCtgactgaaattaaaacaaaaaagaaacagtgaaacatgaaaGGGATTTTTAACTTTGTAAAGACAGTTAACAGTCGGTACAGATAGGGTAATGGCCGAGAAAGGCCACATGAAAGAGCCGGGGATGTTTGCGTGCTTTTTGCACCACTTATTCCATTTCCTGCTCATAAGTTCACTGAGCAGATGGGGACCAAAGGCACAAGGAAGTTTAGATTTTCTGCCCCACAGCCCATTGTATATGATGCATGTAACAGCGTAACACTGCACTGGTATCATTTACAGACGCTTTGGTGCATACCAGGAGGTCACAATaacaaaggtgaaaaaaaaaaaaagggtggaaacaaaagtgaaacaTCTTCATTCATTTTAGCCAGCAGAATCTCGTCCGTGTTCGTAATCTTATACAGAATACATTTACGGTTCTAATATTTAAAGCAGCAAATTGACTCTACTGGCAAAGATAACTGTCAAATCAAAGTGAACATCCCCTCCCACTACATTTTTCTATTTCTCAAGTGTAGTCCATAATTAACGTGCAGCTCAACtgttaatgcagaaaaaaagcaacaaagacaGAATGTAAGATCACAgcaaaaaagatttaaaactgGTGGATTTGGGAAAGAGCATCTGCAGGCAGGCTGTCGGCCCATCGAGAGTtttctgaaaacacattcaATAGTGCCCTCTCCTGTTGACACAGTATACTGCAGCAAAGATACATGGAGCAACATCACCGTAGCTGATTTACAGTTCACCGAGAAACTTGGATTTGTTTtccttcacagaaaaaaaaatacatgtttgtGAAGTATCACATTTACCCTAAGAAACATAAAACTTCTGAACGTGTGAAATTCATCTTCAACATGAAGACAATCAGTGCCTCTAAACACCAATTCTTTGTATGTTTCTCTGAACCGAGGCTTCTCTGGAAGTTGGCATTGGCTATAACAACCGCAGGGTCTTCTCTACATCAGTCTGTTGTGCTGCTCGGATAGAGACATGTTTATTTAACGCCTGCCTTGTCTACGTCTGGATAATGTCCACCCCCGGGCAACGGCTGGCAGAGGTCTGGCTGTATTTCTGCTTGTATAATCAACCTGCACAACACTGACTGACCACGGCATCACTTTTCAAGACAGCACGCAGACATGTAACACGTGGCACCAACGggaattaaaacacaaaaaaaggtgAATAAAGCAAGTGCGATATTGAAATACTTTATTTGCGTTATTACTGGTAATGCTTTTTCACAAATTTTGTCAGGTATCTAATCCTACCAAATCCACTTTAGCTTTCTCTACTTTTGCTGCTCTTTATTCCCACTGGCAGAGTTGAATTGTTGATATTCTTGTTCTTGTGCAACTGTTATGTGGAAAGACAAATCTGTTCCAGTGGCATTAAAGGTATTGACAGCGTCACCATCAAACCCAGAAGATAAATTCCTGCTTTGACTCTCAGACATCTCTTCAATGTTAAAACTGCtgccctctgtctgtgtgtgaggtgaacTAATTTAGCTGTCCAGCAACAATTGTTCTGTAGTTAAATTCTCATTTTTAAAGTTAAGCATGGATGTGATGTTTGGACCAGGGGAGGATGCAGCAGACCCAGCTGTGGGAGGAATGAGTTCATAATTTTAGCTGAAATTAATTTACAAAATTGATATCTATGATCCTGcgtttttaataattatttaataatgATGTGGCTCGGGAATTTACAAACGTTCCCCACAACAGCTCTAACAAAATCTATCTCAACTGCCCTGCACTAAGTCCATAAACTAATACTTtcctattttattattattatagcacTAATTTGGCTTGCTAGTTAAAGTGCTCCTCTACTCAAAACTGTTTCTTATTATTACTTCTCTGTCCATGGTGATACACATATGGTATGTGCACTTTTTTGTTGAAAAATCATATCATATTATCCTATCACTTTTTCATTGTCTCAAAACAGGTGATATttaccccccccaaaaaattatattattgtGACCGCAAGAATTGTAATTGCAAGAAGACTGTACACAATGGTCATGAGATTGCAGGTTATCAAATAGAGGTCAAATGGAGATTTGGTTCATAAAAATTGTTATGGTTGATTTCTAACGATAGTACAGCTAAATATggtcaaagcaaagcaaagtcaGTGTAGATATTCATGATACTGTTGGGCTAtacataaaagtaaaaatcacaCCAGACAAAACTCTTGAAAACAATTCTAAATCCTCATGTCTTTAAGATATAAGCTGAAAGCCTATCtgtcttttgttatttattgtaatCATCTTACAATATatatcatttttatgtttatttctgtctcacTTTAAAGTGTGTGAAGGGTGCTAGAGTTGAAAGATTAAGTGACTGACTGAGCGACAAACAAAATTAAGTGCTGGGTGTGACTACAGTAAAAGCCTTCCAATGGCTAGTGGTCAAAATATCATCCAATAATTAATCACCACTTTAGTTTTACTGTGCTCATCAGCAGAACACTCACCTGTGCATGGCAGTGTGTTCTCCATGGTCCAATGCATTTTGTGATTTGTCTCTTTGAAGGTGAGCACAACATCCACCCTGTAGAACGACTGTAGGAGATGTCTGCTGTCTGCACAGGTCTGTAAAACAAACCCAGTCTAGATGTTTTACACTGTGATGAATCCTTATGggaaaagacatttcaaaaaCGGGCACCGTGATAATTAACTCTGCTTTGGAAATATAAGAGCCACAACTAACTGTTGTTTCTGCACCAACCTTGGTCTGGAGTATTTGGGTTGTAGGAATGATCAGTGTCACAAATTCACTCGTCTCATGCACAGTGAAATTATCTGTCTGGTTCACTGACACATCACTGAGTGTCAGTCCTTCACTGTCGTAGCTGCCTCGTTTGATCAAGCCCATGCGTCGTTTGACAATGTGCAGCACAGTCTCCTCTGCTGTGGATGCAGTCACTAAAATTTACATCAGAGATCAAATGTGTTACTGGGACCAGTGGTAGAAGGTAACTGGTTACATTCACTGAATTATTGTCCTTAAATATaattttgaggtacttataTGTAAGAATTTCCATTTGATGCTGCTTCATACTTCTAtttcaccacatttcagagggaagtATTTTTAAAGTACAACATGTATTTGATAGATGTAGTTACTGGCTACCTTTCAGATTAAGAGtttacataaaacaaaacatatgacAAGCCCACAAAAATGCAACTTACTGTTTAACATTAAACCAGTGGCTCCTAACCTTTCCAGCATGTGACCCCTTTCAAAAGAGCAGTGTCTACTTGGGCTACCTCTAAACCTCATTTCATTCAAATGTCCATTCAGGTATAATATTCATTCAGTATAATATTCAGTTAAAATATTATGCAACATTCATTCTGCAGAACAAGTAGCTGAGTTGTTGTAGTGGCACTTttattaaagcaaaaaaaaaatatatatatatatatatatatatatatcatgaGCACTTCTGCCACTAACTGAGATAAAACCACACccactaaccctaaccttaactcTAACCACCGAAGGAAAATAACTTCCAGTTCAGATTCTCTGTTTGCTACCCACCTTTTGGACACATAGCTTCCATACTGTAGGCATACTGACCACTGACCAGCTTCAAGGCCAAGAATTCCCCTTCGTTTTCTATTACCTGCATTaaccaaaaagacagaaaacaatttaGTGAATTTCATTTGTAATGTTGACAATGATCACTAGGTGGCAGTGTGATGAGTGAGCTTCCTTACCTTTACAGGGCTCAagatctccctcctcctgccttGGACTGCAATGTCTGGTCCAATCCTGTCAATGTTCATCTGGATCAGGCTGGCATCCTCCAGAGCTACAATGAGGTGATCGCTCAAAGACAGAGACCACTGCAACTGTGATGCAAAACCAAACATACAAGCACAGAAACAGTCAAACACTgattccttcttttttcctctctctgccattTCTAAGACTGAAATGAATTATTACCTCATTATTCCAGTTGTCATAGGGAAGTTGTCTGATCacctaaagacacacacagaaattttGTCAGAATAACAAAACAAGCCAGAAACCGTGGCTGAAACATGGCAAAGTaccaaatgaaaacagtgaaatgttgacCGACAAAAAAACAATTCCAGTGAGCATTTACCTGAATATACTCTGAGTCACACtggattttctctctgttgagcAGTACAGAAACCACGGGGCACGTcattatgaaattttgaggtctgcCTCCAAATCGATTTATCCTCTTCACCAAATTCAGTGTAAGCACATGGAAGCCATGCTGAATAGTCACAATACAATCAGGAATTTGTCACCACCAAGCCCGGCTGCAAAGGTCAAATCTCAAAGTCTGTATACGTGGATTAGATGTTTCTTAAAAGAGTGACATACCTGTTCCTGGACAAAACATCCAGTGTAACTGACTCTAAAAATAAAGTTCTTGTCAGGGTCTTTGTGCAACGAGAATCCACAAGCAGACAGCTGGAGGTTTAGGCGATCAAGAGATGCAAGGTTGACTTATGGAAAGAAGAAAGTGATTCTCAGACAAAGCCTTTTATCTCACATTTATATCAGAATTTTGCCACTTATTGTGTCAGAAATAATTACTTTGCATTCGTAAGGCCCCAGACAGCCAGACTCCCAACCCTTCAATTCTCGCACTGTGGATCCACATCTCCATGTATTCAGAGAAACATGCCACATCTCCCTCTAAAAATGcaagtacatttttttcagatatCACGTGAAGGCATCATAAACATTTGTAGCTATCACAGAATAAAGTTTTACCTGTTAATTTTGATGTTGGGGTATCAACCCATTCTCTTTTCTGAATAGACAACACATTCCTCATgataaaacactgcaaaacactGTAGAAAATAATGCTGAAATTAGCTCATATTATGAAATACTGAATAGTTCAAGCCAATTTCTGCACAGCAGTATGTCTCTCACATAGTTCTAAGAAGGATGCCGAATCTTATCTGATCCATGTCACTTCCACGAATGAAACATCAGCGAGTAGTCTGACCCTGGCCTATTTGTAGGTAAAGTGTGGGGGTTGATGTCACCggggaggagagaaataaaacacaggtgTGTTTACTCTGACATGTTAAAAGTAGGTGACAAAAAGTCACAAATACTGATCACAGTCTTCAGCACATGTGAAAAACAGGTTTTAAAACAGCTGTAGGCCTTATAAAAGGAAaacttttttgtcattaaaaaatgttttaagttatCATGAATGAACGCTTATCACCCATGACTCATGATTATAGTTTATTCAGGTATCTAACATTTTGTAAAATCGAGGAAACCAAAAATTAAACTCACCCCCTATGgatggaaaatatttttcatgtgaCACGTGGTTACATGGCATTAAATATTCTTCAAAACAATTTCTCAGTGCGTACCTTTTGTTTGGTTATTTAAGGTGAATATTTGTGGTCGGAATTGAAAGGGTAAACCAGGGACTTTACACTTTTTATATTGAAAGTTATGTAACACGACAAGGACAATACATTTTATCAAATGCCGTTTAAATACAGTTTATAAAAAGGTTATCGACAACTGGTGATGTGAAGTAAAACTTTtaactaaatgtttttaattttatttttggcatcCCTACAAAAGTCAACAGTGTGCCCTCCCAACTCGATGATGTCATTTTTACAAGGTGAGCAGCCATTTTGTTAGCTAGCTTTGAGGTGAGCGAGGTTAGCTGCTTTGGTCTGACGATTTTGTGCTTAAATTTCGTGGAATAAGATAAcgtgttgatgtttttatttaggCACAGTCTTCGGCCACATACTCGCAGACAATAGGGGGAGTCGTGTGCTTGCTGACACAGCGCTAAACCAGATGGTCATTCATTTTTTGAGGCTTCATTGAGTTTGCTAGCTTGTTAGCTCGGCTGGCTAACTTGTTTATGCGAGTCgtcagagggaaagaaaacattcaGCTCTCATGGCCGCCAACTATTAAATGTGAGAGAGTTGTGGAGTGCGTGTTTCacacagtttgtctgtttgcgTTTGCTCGTGTACCTCCGTTGCTTCTCCCAGTTAGCAGAGGTAAACCCAAACGAGGATCGACGTTGCAAACTCGTGTGCATCATCCCAGTGTTTACTAATACCTCCAGCTCCATCAGCTGATTCCTCCAGGACTAGCGAGTAGCCTCTCGGTGACCATGTCGGAGCTCTACATCCGTGTGGCTGAAGATGAAAACGAGGAGCCCATGGAGATACCCTCGGAGGACGATGGTACTGTTTTGCTGTCATCGGTAGCGGCACAGTTTCCAGGGGCATGCGGTTTGCGGTATAGGAACCCAGAGTCCCAGTGCATGAGGGGAGTCCGGCTTGTGGAGGGTGTACTGCATGCACCTGAGAACGACTGGGGGAACCTGGTCTACGTCGTCAATTATCCCAAAGGTGAGGCGGATGTTGGTGTGAATGACTTGAACTTTTCCAGTTATTCTTGGAGCTACAGTACATGGTGGGCAGACCTGTGCACATACACTCTAGCTTATCAGGGACACCGGGCCacaactaatgcagtctaatgcaACAGTCATGAGGGTTATAATGTCCAGCGGTATTGATTCAAATTGTCATTTTGGAAGCTAtgtttttatgctgcttttCAATTTCTTTGTCTAACACTGACGCACATTTATTCTTCACAGATAACAAAAGGAAGATGGATGAAATAGACGCTGCCTCAGCTGTGAAAATCAAGAGAGGCTTTCAGAAGACATCAGATCTCATAGTCCTCGGGCTGCCgtggaaaacaacagaacaagaCCTGAAAGATTATTTCAGTACCTTTGGGGAGGTCATCATGGTGCAGGTAGAGACATCTCATTTGTCTGTgaatacaacttttttttttcctctaatatTTCTTTGCTTGACTTCAAGTGTGATAAGAACATGTCTTACATGTCTGGATGTGTTCACTTCAGGTCAAGAGAGATGCAAAAACTGGCAACTCAAAAGGTTTTGGTTTTGTCCGGTTCACTGACTACGAGACACAAACCAAAGTCATCGCTCAGAGACACATGATTGATGGACGATGGTGTGATTGCAAACTGCCTAACTCAAAGGTAAGTTTAGCACCATGTCTTTAATTTAATCCATGTCAAATTCAGTGAATGAAATCATGTGCTCTAGTCTTGCAACTTAACAAGCCACAAATGTTTATTAATTGTTGgataaataaatctgaattaGGAGCATGACTCAAAATGGAACATAAAGCAAATGTAGATTATTTAATTTACAGCTGTGCTTGTTTGTCTTCTCAGGCTTGTCCCGATGAACCAATGCGGAGCCGTAAAATCTTTGTTGGCCGCTGTACAGAGGACATGACAACTGATGACCTGAGGCAGTACTTCATGCAGTATGGTGAAGTCACTGATGTCTTCATCCCCAAACCCTTCCGGGCATTTGCATTTGTCACATTTGCTGATGACCAGGTGAGATTCACCATAAATGGCTTTGGCTGAATATTAGTAGATATCATAATCACAAGCTAAAGTAGTTACTCTCCTCTAAAGTACAGACCATGAAAGCTGCTACAAGTATTACAAATTACAACAGTGCCATCATGACTGCAGTGAAAATCTTCTCCTCACTTATTTCTCAGGTTGCCCAAGCCCTGTGTGGAGAGGACTTGATCATCAAGGGTGTCAGTGTGCACATCTCCAATGCAGAGCCCAAACACAACAATAGTAGGCAAATGATGGATCGAGGGCGGTTTGGGGCTGGTGGGTTCAGTCAGGGGTATGGCAGTAATCGTGGTGGGCTAGGCAGCGGTAGCAGTGGGGTTAATTTTGGTGCTCTTGGCCTTAACCCGGCAATGGTGGCTGCCGCCCaggcagctctgcagagcagctggggAATGATGGGCATGCTGGCTAACCAGCAGGGTCTGACCACAACGGCAGGCACAGCCACTACAACCCGAGACCAGTCCTATAGCTCTGCCAGCACTAGTTACAGCAGCCCCAGCTCAGCTAGCCTCGGCTGGGCTGCAGGCACTACCACCACCTCCAACAGTGGCTTCAGCTCTGGCTTTGGCACGTCTATGGAGTCTAAGTCTTCTAGTTGGGGAATGTAGATAGCTTTGAGTTGACCTTTTTTTGTTGCTATTAGGCTAATCTGGTAAGTATACCTACAGGGGGGAACTGCTTATATCTTTTTtcagattatttaaaaatacactgccttttattttgttaaagaGAAAATTTGTACTTGCATGTGACTGATGATGTAGTCATGCACTGAATGGGTGAAAAGTTTAGTTTGTTAGACGAAACTGCCACActacctttttttgtttctgagaaaatgTTACACAGAGATGATTGTGCATGCaagataaatatttataaacATGCACAAGTATCTCGAGAGCTCTTCAGCCACTTGTAAAGCGGGCTTGATTTAATTATGTATCTGTAAGCAGTTGATtgcatcttttgtttgtttttgtttgacgtCTTTTGGAAACACCTTCATGAAAATCTCTTCTGCAGTTCACCAACTCTTTCCCAATTTCCCGGGAGGAAGCGCCTCATTGGCAGCAATGTTCGACAGATCTCAGTATCAGTTCCCCTCTTCCCATGTGTAAATGCTTTGTCATCAAAGAACACAGCTTCACTCTGCATATACTGTGTTAGACGGTGGgtgttcttttttcctctcccctttTTATGGATATAGAAATCTTGTCTGCTCTTGTCGCTTTTCAAGATCAATGAGTGGGCTTGGTGTTGGACCGAGTGAGAGTGAGCGAAcgggagagaaaaatgaaagaaagcaagTGTGAGAAGGACTGTTtgtgcaaagttttttttttttttttcttaagagaCAAATGCCTGCGAGAGTTGAGAAGAACCTGTGGCTTTGTGCGAGTGTGAGAGGAAGAAGCAAGTACGAGTGTGTTCCTAATGGCCATCACAAGGACATTTATTGAGTCTCGAGATCCTTAAGGTCTCTGCTTTTTCCTCATCGTTTTCTATCAACCCTAATTctttaaacacagtgaaatgtcaAGTGCAATGAGTATTTGTATCCTTTCACAGCTTTCTCTTGCGGTCTGATTTGATGTGAATGCTGTGtctggttgtgtgttttattttctccttgtTACCACCCtctctgtgtgaaaatgtgactttgtgCTAGTTGAAGTCTGTGTGgggagaaaaaacactgaaagcgTGTTGAAGTTTGCAAGTGAGCTCAGAGGTTGATGTGGTGAATGTTTGACAAGTTCCCAttgaaagtttgtgtttgaagTGGTTACGAATGCATTTTCTATGTTTTGTGAATCGAAGGGAAgtctgaaataaaactgaatttgacTAGGTATAATACCCTCTTGACATTGACTTATTTTTGACTTTACATTAATTGAACTGCCAACACTTTAATTCACATGTATAGGGACCTCGGACATGGGCAGCCCGGGTTGGAGTCAGTTGTGGAGAAGCTGAAGACACTGGTGGGTGAGCCGGTGCAAACCAACAATGGAATTGCTGCATGACTGCCCAAATCCTGAAAAGGATCTTCACCTCGCTAGCAAGAAACCTTGGACCATCCCTAAATGAAATTTAGAGTGGACCATACTCAATTGGGCTGAGGTATTTGTTTATACCTACAAATGTCACAAATAGGACCAAAATCACACCTGcggttctctttttttttctccaaacttGTGAAACCCAAAAtctttttctgcttgtttctgtCAGTAAATACTTCATCCTTTGTCCTCATAACAGTTACTGATAACTCACTGAAGTATTAACTAGtagttttcttttcagtgtgGTCAAAAGTAATGTCAGTAAGGCAGGAagtgttcttgttgttttgtttatcttgaTTGTAAAGTGGTTTGAATGTATGAGCTGACTGATTTTTCAAAGGGAAGTAAATAACTGATTGAACATGCCAGCAAGTGAATTTACACTTTGTATACTGAAAGATTTTAGTATTGCGGTGTAAAATAaaggttttgagtttttaatCACCTGTTGTCTCTCAATGTAGATTgatataagatttttttttttttttttttttacttagatCCACATGCAGTTTTCCGGATTTTATTTGAAAGCTCAAAGTTTATCTTTGGTGTAAAATCCTACATTTAGTTGTCTTAATGCTGGCTTGTTATTGGGTGTAGTTTTGATGTTCTGCCTGTTGATGGCGCTGGTGTGTCACCTTCTAGGAATATGTGGGACAACACTCCCAGGCCACCTTTTATGTATTGAAATTTATTCCTAATAATCTTTTGTTTGTAAATGGCTGTGGGAGTTTTTGtgtactgtatttacagtactgtgcaaaagttttaggctCGAAAAGTAGAGTGAGGATGCTTTCAATAATAATGCCATGAATAGTTCTTATTTAGCAGTTCATACAAAGaactgttaaatgaaaaaagccTAAATCAGATCAATATTTGCTGTTACGACCCTTTacctttaaaacagcaccagttctcctcagAACACCTGAGCACAGTATTTCACAGGTAGATTGTTGCAAATATCTTGGAGAACTTGTCTGAGTCCCCCTATGcatttagtctgtctcagtgtcttctgtctcttcatgtaatcccacACTGACACTATGTTGATAAGATCAGGAGTCTGTtacaggactccttgttcttctaTTCTCTGTagatagttctttatgactctggaTGTATAATGTTTGAGGTCCCTGTCATGCTGCAGAAAAATTTTAGtctaaacataaaaaatgtctaaaagtTTTGCACAGTACTAAATAAGTCACTTTAACAAAACTTAATTGAAAAGTCTCCCCCTGTTCGAATGTCAATCCATCAGGATTTGGCAACATTCGACTCAAAATCAGACagttgttggtttgtttgcttCGGTTGCTCAGGCCATTTCGGTTCACTTCGGTTGCTCACCCCTCTTGACCTTACTTCTGAAGAGTGCAGACACTTTTCTGCTTGCTCCTGCCAGCTTttcttacttctttttttttttcacaattcaATTTTTTTGACATTCTTTTAACTGCACACAGATTTTAACTACTCAACAACCAAACTGACCAGCTACAGCTTAGTTTTGTCTATTCCTCAGTCGGGTTGAGAAATGTCTGGCGTGCACAATACAACAAACTCACTTTGCCGAAACTGCTGGAAATATCTTAAGGAAATCACTGAGCTCCAGGCAAAGATTTTtgctctggaagctgaaaaggGACTTCATGAGACTCTCTCGATCACACCTGGTGGTAAGAAGGCTAAATCTTTGTCCACAAAAAGCAGTGTTAATTATGATACTTTTGCCTCTGATAGGCAAAACTTGGACGACACTGTGTCCTTTCCCAAACTTACGAAAGCAGGACCTGAAAAGACTGATGCCGTGTGGCATACACTCAGTACCAAGCCAAAacgacacagaaagagaaaggtgaaTGCTGATCACACTGGAGTATATGCTGCATCACTGGGCACACAGCTCAGAAACAACCACTGTCTGAGCTGAATGGAAACGAACCACTAAACACTGCTGTAAttaagaaatgtgaaataaagaatgaaaaaaagagagatataTATGAAGGGAAGAAGAGATATCGGGCATACGGAGACAATGTATCTATGCCAAAAGTGAAGGACAGAGATATCTTGCTGCTTGGAGACAGCGCTACCAGTGACGTAAGGAATGAAAGAATCTACACATGCAGTTGACACATGGTCACTGACATCGCTGGACTTCTCTCCCCGGTCATATCAAACCATCCAGGAGTCAGTCATATCATTCTGCATGTGGGTGCAGTTGATACAAAGAGGGGCGAATTAGAAGTTCTAAAAAAAGACCTCTCTGCGCTCTTAGAGACGGTCAATAAATCAGATGTACAATTTTTCATCAGAGGGCTGCTCCCAAACATTGATAGAAGGATAAATAAATTCAGTCGCCTGCTTGCACTAAATACATGACTGGCCAAAGCTTGTGAGACGCGAGGAATGAACTTTATAGACAACTTCAATCTGTTTTGGGAACGTGATGACCTCTTCAAAGGAGAGGGCCCTCATCTGAATGGACGTGGACTGAGGCGACTGACAGATAATTTTCTCCACTCTCTGAGGCACCAAACCCCTTCTGACCTCCCTCGGGGCCAGCCTAAAGCTCAAATGCAAAGTGAACATCAGCCAAGGAGAGACAACAACACCCCTGCTCCATCAGCTCCACCGCAGAGCGAGCCACAGCTGCAGGGTGACAACGGCAGGACTGCTTCACTGGTCCTCCACATGGATCTCCCCATCCCACGTCCTCCTCTACAGCCCTGTACCCCAGCTGCCTCAGCTGCATCCTCCTCTAACTCCCCAATATCCATCTCCCCCCTTGCTTCACCCCTCGGTTTTCCAAGTCACATAGAGAGTTTGGTGAAGTCTGGGATAAAAATGGTTCCCCTAACCCCCAACTTTGCCAGATGAAAAAGCCAGGACACAAAGTGCCGATTTTGAtaagcaaaaggaaaagaaagcgTCAATTTTTAAGAAATACATCAACAAACCTAAAACCTATTCCATGTCAGCCACAGTCTGTCCCAGAACATGGAAAGGACATGGGTTTTAGTAAACTAAATTTAGCTCTTTTAAACATCAGATCCCTGGCAGGCAAATCATTCTTaattaatgattttattcaaaagcacaaccttgattttatgtttttaactgaAATATGGCTGGGGCAATATAACAGTGCAGCAGTTCTTATCGAGTCAATTCCCCCTAACTTTAGTTTTGTGAGTGAAGCTAGACCGCGCAAGAAAGGAGGAGTCGTCGCCATATTGTTCAATGGAAAGTTCGACTCTTTTGAATATGTTGCTCTTCAAGTAAAATCCTCCTACCAAGCAATATTCGTAACCATCTACAAAACCCCAAACTACAACGCAATGTTTGTTGATGAGTTTGCCAAACTACTGTCTATTGTATGCATTGACTTTGATTGTGTTATTGCAGcaggtgactttaatattcatggtGACAATCCTAAAGATGGAAGTTTCAACATCCAGGACAACTTTGGACTTTTGCAGTATGTAACAGATCCAACACACAACAAGGGACATATATTGGATCTAATTATTTCCAAAGGTCTCAATATTTCTGAGGTTGTGGTGACTGATGTTGCTCTTTCTCATCActactgtgtttcttttaaaactatCACACCTGCTAATCAtaacaaagctgaagaaaagaaaatgttgtatTAATGATAACACCTGTGCAGAATTCACCCAGGCGTTTGTGCCATCACCAACCCTGCCCACAGCTCCTGTTGATGACCTCATAAATAGTTTCACTTCCAAAGTTAAAACTATTATCGATTCAATTGCCCCGTTCAAGACCAAAGTTCTATCAAGAAGGAAAAAGTCACCTCAAAAAAGAGTCTGCAGGCAGGCAGAACGCAGATGGCGAAAAAACAAACTCCAGGTTTATTATGACATCTACAAAGAGAGCCTACATAACTACAACCATGAACTGAAAGTGGCAAGACaatcctttttttctgacattactGATAGAAACAGTAACAATGCTTACACG
Coding sequences within it:
- the c2h1orf127 gene encoding uncharacterized protein C1orf127 homolog, with protein sequence MDQIRFGILLRTIVLQCFIMRNVLSIQKREWVDTPTSKLTEGDVACFSEYMEMWIHSARIEGLGVWLSGALRMQINLASLDRLNLQLSACGFSLHKDPDKNFIFRVSYTGCFVQEQHGFHVLTLNLVKRINRFGGRPQNFIMTCPVVSVLLNREKIQCDSEYIQVIRQLPYDNWNNELQWSLSLSDHLIVALEDASLIQMNIDRIGPDIAVQGRRREILSPVKVIENEGEFLALKLVSGQYAYSMEAMCPKVTASTAEETVLHIVKRRMGLIKRGSYDSEGLTLSDVSVNQTDNFTVHETSEFVTLIIPTTQILQTKTCADSRHLLQSFYRVDVVLTFKETNHKMHWTMENTLPCTAGSAASSPGPNITSMLNFKNENLTTEQLLLDS
- the tardbpa gene encoding TAR DNA binding protein, like, with product MSELYIRVAEDENEEPMEIPSEDDGTVLLSSVAAQFPGACGLRYRNPESQCMRGVRLVEGVLHAPENDWGNLVYVVNYPKDNKRKMDEIDAASAVKIKRGFQKTSDLIVLGLPWKTTEQDLKDYFSTFGEVIMVQVKRDAKTGNSKGFGFVRFTDYETQTKVIAQRHMIDGRWCDCKLPNSKACPDEPMRSRKIFVGRCTEDMTTDDLRQYFMQYGEVTDVFIPKPFRAFAFVTFADDQVAQALCGEDLIIKGVSVHISNAEPKHNNSRQMMDRGRFGAGGFSQGYGSNRGGLGSGSSGVNFGALGLNPAMVAAAQAALQSSWGMMGMLANQQGLTTTAGTATTTRDQSYSSASTSYSSPSSASLGWAAGTTTTSNSGFSSGFGTSMESKSSSWGM